CGGAGGTAAACGCTGGAGACGACCTTCACGCTGTTGCCCTCCCTCGTCACCCTCACGGTGAGCCTGTTGCCGTTGAGTTCGTCGGTTACGTTGTCAGGAAGCTCCAGTATCTCCGAACCCTCCGGGAGGTTCAGGGTGAGGTAGAGGGTGTGGTTGACCTCGTACTGAAGGTTGCCCTGGAGCTGATCCGCCAGACCCAGCGTCGGGTCAAAACTGTAGACGTATGAATCGTTCTCGTACTTGGTGAAGTTCCTCAGCATGTACTCGGCGTCGATGACGAGAGGAGCGTCGGTCTCGTTGAGGCCAAGTATCCTGACCTTCCCGCTGTCCACGAGTGCCCCCTGGAAGCCGAGGGCGAGGGAATACGTCCTCAGGATGTACTCGGTGACGTTCTCAACGCCGTAGGCTATTATTTCGGCCTTCCTCTGGGCCACCTCCCCCTTCGGCTCAACGTACTCGTCTTTCATGTGGAGCCTGACGCTTCCGTTGGTGTAGATGTCCAGGGTTACGTACTCGTTCATCACGCTTCTCTCGTAGGTCTCCTCACCCTTGTAGGGCGCCCTGTAAGTCACGGTCTTGTCAGTGTAGCTTCCAAAGAGCGCCTGATAACCCTCAGGGGGGAGGAACGGCTCGAGGTACATGTAGGACCTGATTACGACCGTGTCTCCCTCAACCTCGGACGTCACGGAGAACCTGCTGGTGTTGTACTGCTTGACGAAGGGCCGGGGATAGCTTAGGAGCGTGGCATTCTCGGGGAGCTTTATAATGAACGTGTTGTTCATGTCGATGGCGAAGGGAAGCCCCGTGTCGGGGATGTTCATCGAGCCGTAGCCCCTGGTCGGGTCGACCTCGACCTCCCAGTGGTCGTCGTAGGAGTAGTACTTGGCGAAGCCCTTGGCTATGGCGTTGAAGACAAGGGTTATGTTGTTGCCCTCTTCGATGCCGTAGGATTTCAGGCTCTCGTTGACTATCTCAACGCCCTTCTGGGTCAGGCCCTCAACGTACCTCCTGAGCTGCTCTTCCTCGAACTTCTCGATGGCCTCCTCCACGGTCATGTTGCCGTTCTGGGTCTCGTTGAGAATTTTCTCTATCTGCTTCTCTATCTCGTCCTTCGGTTCCAGCCAGACTGTCTTCAGGGTTATGTTGGCGTCACCGCTGGGCATGATTACTATCGTGAAGACAAACTCCTGCTTGTAGGTTTTAGGCTGAAAGTCCTCCGCCAGCCCCATTTCGGGGCCGATGAGAGGCATCAGCAGAAGTGCGGTGAAAAGCACCGCGAGTACTCTCTTCATCAGGCACTACCTCCATTCCTGTGTGCTGGTAATTAGCGCCACCATGAGGTATTTAACTTTATCCCAAGAGGATTGGGAGAAAAGCGGATGAAATGAAAGTGGGGGGTCACCCCTCCCACGCGGAGGCGTCCAGCTCGCCCTCCGTCTTCGCGACTATCGTGGTTCCCGCGAGGTCGCCGGTGACGTTGACCATCGTCCTTCCCATGTCGAGGATGGCGTCGATTCCGAGTATCATGGCGTAGGCTAAAGCGACGGGGCTTCCGGGGGTGAGGTCGAGGCCGACGCTCTGGAGAACCATGGCCAGCATTATGGCTCCGGCCCCCGGGACTCCGGCCGTTCCGATCGAGGCCAGAACCGCCGTGAGAACGACAATGAGCTGCTGGCTGGGTGTGAGCGGGTGTCCGATGGCGTTGGCAACGAAGAGAACCGTCACACCCTGGTAGAGGGCCGTCCCGTCCATGTTTATCGTCGCACCGAGTGGGAGCGTGAAGGAGAATATTCCCCTGTCAATGCCCATCTTCTCCTCCGCAACGCTCATCGTTACCGGAAGGGTTCCACTCGAACTCCTGGTGACGAAGGCGGTCAGCATGGCGTCCTTCGCCTTCTTGATAAACTTGAGGGGATCGATACCGAAGACCTTGAGCAGAACGAAGTACACCAGGAGTATCTGGGCCAGCAGACCGAGATAAACCGCCACCACGACCTCCGCGAGCGGGCCAACGACCCTAATCCCCTGGACCGCCATGACGTAGGCTATCAGGGCAAAGACACCTATCGGAGCGTACTGCATCACTCCCGCGACTATGACGTACATGGCCTCCGCGAGGCCGTCGAAGGCCCGGAGCAGGGTCGTTCCAGCGGTCTTGAGCCTCTCGTCGCCTCTGTTTATGACGTAGGTCAGCGCTATGCCCAGCACGATAGCGAAGAATATCACCGGCAGGACCTCGCCCTTCGCGAGGGAGGCGAAGGGGTTGGTGGGCACTATGTTGAGCAGGGTCTGAACGAGGGACGGCGGCTGGGCCTCTATCGCCTTACCTTCGCCGGTTCCGAGGCTTATACCGGTTCCAACGCGGAAGAGGTTGCCCATAAGCAGGCCGAAGAACACGGCAAAGGCCGACGTGAGGAGGTAGTAGACCACTATCTTGACGCCGACCCTTCCGAGCCTCGCCGGGCTGATGCTGGCGGCCCCAACGACGAGCGATGCGAGCACAATGGGCATCACTAACATCTTCAGCAGGCGGACGAAGAGGTCGCCCAGTGGTTTGATGTACGTCTCAACGAAGTCCGCGTAGCCCAGATAGCCCATAATTAAACCGAAGGCCGCACCGAGGATGAGGCCCCACAGTATCTTCCACAGAACAGGGTAGTCCAGGTACTTCCTCAAGAGTCCCATTGGAGCTCCCTCCTGGAATCCCTCAAAATTCAAAAGACAGCAGTAAAACTAAAGTCCTGTAACTATATTAGCCTTCCGGGGAAGTTTATGGCAAAATGACAAAATATCTACACAAATCTTACCGACACATCCCCGTATAGCACTCTCTTTAACTGTCCGTCAACGTCCAGAAGAAGGGAGCCATCATCAAGAACGTCTATAACACGTCCGGTTACGACACTATCGTCCTCAATGACCCTAACTGTCATACCTATTAGGAAAGTCCTCTCGCGAACCTTGGCCATCAGAAGGTCTGGCCTTGCCAGGAAAACCCGGTACCAGCCGCCGAGGTGGAACAACAGCCTTTCAAGGACCCTATCCAGAGGCAGCTCCCTTCCGATCAGCTGGAGCATCGAAACCGCACTGTCTCCAAGCCCCTCGGGGATGGGATTGTTCACGTTGAGGCCTATCCCGAGAACCGCGTACTCACTTCCCCTGCCCTCAGTTAGAATCCCAGCTATCTTCCTCCCATTAACCCAGACGTCGTTGGGCCACTTGATCCCAGAATCTATGCCAAAGTCTGCCAGTGTATCCCCCACAGCGAGAGCCCCAACGAAGACCAGCCTCGGGTCAACCCTAGGAGGCTTCAGTATGACGCTCACCCACAGGCCTCCCTCGGGAGAGGCCCACGAGCGGCCCTTCCTCCCCTTCCCCGCGCTCTGATGCTTCGCAACCACAACCGTACCCTCCGGCGAATCCGGGGCTATCCGTTTGGCGTACTCGTTGGTTGAATCGACCTCATCAAGACGAATGATCTTCCACGCTAAGTTTCTTGGTTCCCCGCTCACCATCACCACCTGAGGAGGTTTGGGATTCAACCTTAAAGGACCTTCCGTCCAAAAACCTTAAATCTTCTCAGGAATATATCACTCTCGGTGATTAGTATGGACGCATATCAGAGCGTTGGCATTAGGAGACGTCTTAGGAGGTTCTTCCGCAGGGACGGGAGGGCTTTGATATTCGCAATGGACCACGGCTTCGAGCACGGGCCGACGGACTTTGAGGAGCACTGGGAGCACGTTAACCCCAGGATAATCACGAGAAAAGTCGTCAGGGCAGGCATAGACGGCGTCATGATGCTTCCGGGGGTCGCGAGGCTGGCTGTCGATGAGCTCAAACCTGACACGGGGCTTATGATAAAGCTCACCAGCAAGACGAACCTCAGGCCGAAGGATGACCAGCTCCTGCAGAGCCAGCTCGGCTATGTAGAGGACGCGATAAAGCTCGGCGCCGATGCAATAGCAGCGACCGTTTACTGGGGCTCACCGCAGGAAGACCTCATGATGCGCCAGTTCGCAGAGATAGCGAGCTACGCCCACGACCTCGGCTTCCCGGTTGTGCAGTTCGCCTATCCGAGGGGACCGTACATAAACGAGAAGTACGGGAAGAAGGAGGACTACCGCGTCGTCATGTACGGTGCTCGCGCTGCAGTCGAGAGCGGTGCCGACATGATAAAGACCTACTGGACGGGTTCAAGGGAGACCTTTGCGAAGGTCGTCGATGCTGCAGCAGGTGTTCCAGTTCTTCTCAGCGGCGGAGCAAAGACAGACAACCCTGTTGACTTCCTCAAGCTCGTCTGGGAGGTCATCGAGGCTGGTGGATCTGGAGCAGTAGTCGGCAGGAACATCTTCCAACGCGAGAACCCCGAGCCCTTCATAAAGGCCCTCCTCAAGGTCGTCCACAGGAACGAGGACCCGGAGGAGGCGGCGAAGGCCGAAGGCCTTCTCTGACTATTCTCCACATTTTTGGTCAGCAAGTTAAATATAGCTCTTCTGCGGGGTTTAAATTGAGGTGAGAAAAATGACGAGGGTTGAGATTATAGACACGACCTTCAGGGACGCTCATCAGTCGCTCATAGCAACGCGCCTGCAGACGGAGGACATGCTCGCGATAGCGGAAAAGATGGACAGGATAGGCTTCTACTCCATGGAAGTCTGGGGCGGAGCAACCTTCGACGTGGCTATACGGTACCTCAACGAGGATCCCTGGGAGCGCCTAAGGCTCTTGAGGGAGCACATAAGTAAAACCAAGCTCCAGATGCTGCTGAGGGGCCAAAACGTTGTCGGCTACCGTCACTACCCTGACGACGTCGTCGAGAAGTTCGTCGAGCTCGCCCACAAAAACGGTATTGATATCTTCCGCGTTTTCGATGCCCTCAACGACGTCAGGAACATGGAGGTGGCGATAAGGAAGGCCAAGGAAGTCGGCGCAGAGGTGCAGGGGGCGATAGCCTACACGACGGGGAAGGTGTTCACGCTGGAGTACTACATGAAGAAGGTCGAGGAACTCCTCGCTCTGGACGTCGACGTAATCACAATCAAGGACATGGCGGCCCTGCTGACGCCCTGGAAGGCCTACGAGCTGGTCAGCGAGATAAAGGAAACCTACGGCGTTCCGGTTAACGTGCACACCCACTCCACAACTGGAATGGCGGTAGCGACGTACCTCAAGGCGGTTGAGGCGGGAGCGGACTTCATAGACACAGCCATAAGCCCCCTCGCCTTTGGAACGGCCCAGCCGGGAATACAAACGATATGGCACGCCCTTCCAGAGGCCGTTGGAAGCCACCTCGACCGCGAGCTGATCCACGAGGTCTCGCGCTACCTCAAGCGCCTTCTGGAGGAGAAGTACGCCGGCTTACTGCACAAGGAGGCCCTCATGGTCAACCCCTACGTCCTCAAGTACCAGGTTCCGGGCGGGATGTACTCCAACCTCATAAGCCAGCTCAGGGAGATGAAGGCTTTAGACAAGCTTCAGGAGGTTCTCGAGGAGATACCGCGCGTGAGGGAAGACCTGGGCTGGCCGCCGCTGGTAACTCCGACGAGCCAGATAGTCGGGACGCAGGCGGTTCTCAACGTCCTCTTCGGGAGGTATGAGAGGATAACCGAGGAGGTCAAGAACTACATCAAGGGCCTCTACGGAAGGCCGCCGGCGGAGGTAGACCCAAAACTCAAGAGGAAGGTTCTGGGAGATGAGGAGCCGATAACGGCGAGGCCGGGAGAGCTTCTGGAGCCTGCCCTCGAGAGATGCAGGAAGGAGCTGGAAGAACTCGGCTACCTTGAGAAGGAAGAGGACGTTTTAACTTACTGTCTTTTCCCGCAGGTGGCGAAGGAGTTCTTCGAGGCGAGGAAGGCCGGAAAGAAGGGACCGAAGATGCCGCAAAACGTGGAGAGGTTCAAGCTCTACGTTAACGGCGTCGAGTTTGAGATTGGCCTTGAGGGAGTCGACCTGAGCGCGCTCAAGTACCTGCCCCAGATAGCAAGCGCGGGAACGGCCCCGTCAACACAGAAGGTTCCTGCACCAAGTGCCCCAGCTCCAGTATCTGCTCCAAGTGTTCCCTCGGCTCCAACTTCCGCCCCTGCGGTGCCTGCAACTCCAACACCGGCGGCCGCTGGTGAGGGCGTTGTCACCGCCCCAATGCCGGGCAAGATCCTGAGAATCCTCGTGAAGGAGGGCGAGCAGGTTAAGACCGGTCAGGGCCTCTTAATACTCGAAGCAATGAAAATGGAGAATGAAATCCCAGCACCCAAGGATGGAGTCGTGAAGAAAATCCTCATCAAAGAGGGCGACACCGTCGACACCGGACAAGCACTCATAGAACTCGGGTGAGGGCCTCTCCCCCCTCCCCTCTTTTACACAAGAGCGCGAAAGGTTTTATTGACGAACTTCTGGCAGGGTTTCCAACCATCGGTTTAAAAACGAAAAAGCTTCAGTTTTTTGCCGAAAGGCATTTAAGTAGACAGAACAATACACTATTTCGTAAATCTACACGGGGGTGCAAATATGAACTCTGCTGTGGTTATTTTGATCGCGGCAGCAATATACCTGGGCATGTACTTTACCTACGGTAAGAGCCTGCAGAACAAGGTCGTCAGGGCCGACCCCAACAGACCCACCCCGGCCCACAAGCTCTACGACGGCGTTGACTACGTCCCAGCACACCCGCTCGTTCTCTACGGACACCACTTCGCGTCGATAGCGGGAGCTGGACCAATAGTCGGTCCGGCAGTGGCAATGGCCTGGGGATGGCTACCCGGACTCATCTGGGTCTGGTTCGGAAACGTCTTCATTGGTGCCGTACACGACTATCTGGCCCTGATGTCATCGGTACGCTACGATGGTAAGTCCGTCCAGTGGATCGCAGGAAAGCTCATGAGCAGAAGGACTGGAATTGCCTTCGAGCTTTACATCTGGTTTGCCCTGCTGCTGGTTGTTGCGGCGTTTACAGCAGTTATCGCAGGAATATTCAAGAACACCCCTGAGGCAGCCACCGCAGCACTGCTCTTCCTGGTTTCAGCGGTAATAGTTGGCTGGCTGATGTACAAGACCAGCCTGCACTTCGCGGGGGCAACGATAATCGGCCTGCTGTTGGTAGGACTTTCAGTGTGGCTCGGTTTCAAGTACCCAATACACGCGAGTTACCACGCTTGGGCAACATTCCTGCTGTTCTACATAATCATCGCAGCATCGCTTCCGGTGTGGATTCTCCTACAGCCAAGGGACTACCTGAACGCCTATATCCTCTGGTTCGGCCTCATACTCGGTGGCATTGCCTTCGCCATTCTTGGGGCGAAGGGAACCTTCACGGCTCCGTCATACACCACCTGGTCGGCGAACGTCGTCGGTGGAAAGCCCTCACCCTTCTGGCCGACCATACCGCTCGTTATCGCCTGTGGCTCTCTGAGCGGATTCCACTCCATCGTCGGTTCCGGAACCACCTCCAAACAGCTTGACAACGAGATACACGGCCTCATGGTCGGCTACGGTGGAATGTTCACGGAGGGCTTCCTCTCAACGATAGTTATAGCCTCGATAGCCGTCTACGGTGTGAAGGTCTTCGCCGACGCCGGAATCGACATCAACGCCTCCAACTGGGCAACCATCTACGCCCCAACCGTTGCCAGCACCATCGG
This window of the Thermococcus siculi genome carries:
- a CDS encoding pyruvate/oxaloacetate carboxyltransferase, whose protein sequence is MTRVEIIDTTFRDAHQSLIATRLQTEDMLAIAEKMDRIGFYSMEVWGGATFDVAIRYLNEDPWERLRLLREHISKTKLQMLLRGQNVVGYRHYPDDVVEKFVELAHKNGIDIFRVFDALNDVRNMEVAIRKAKEVGAEVQGAIAYTTGKVFTLEYYMKKVEELLALDVDVITIKDMAALLTPWKAYELVSEIKETYGVPVNVHTHSTTGMAVATYLKAVEAGADFIDTAISPLAFGTAQPGIQTIWHALPEAVGSHLDRELIHEVSRYLKRLLEEKYAGLLHKEALMVNPYVLKYQVPGGMYSNLISQLREMKALDKLQEVLEEIPRVREDLGWPPLVTPTSQIVGTQAVLNVLFGRYERITEEVKNYIKGLYGRPPAEVDPKLKRKVLGDEEPITARPGELLEPALERCRKELEELGYLEKEEDVLTYCLFPQVAKEFFEARKAGKKGPKMPQNVERFKLYVNGVEFEIGLEGVDLSALKYLPQIASAGTAPSTQKVPAPSAPAPVSAPSVPSAPTSAPAVPATPTPAAAGEGVVTAPMPGKILRILVKEGEQVKTGQGLLILEAMKMENEIPAPKDGVVKKILIKEGDTVDTGQALIELG
- the fba gene encoding class I fructose-bisphosphate aldolase — its product is MDAYQSVGIRRRLRRFFRRDGRALIFAMDHGFEHGPTDFEEHWEHVNPRIITRKVVRAGIDGVMMLPGVARLAVDELKPDTGLMIKLTSKTNLRPKDDQLLQSQLGYVEDAIKLGADAIAATVYWGSPQEDLMMRQFAEIASYAHDLGFPVVQFAYPRGPYINEKYGKKEDYRVVMYGARAAVESGADMIKTYWTGSRETFAKVVDAAAGVPVLLSGGAKTDNPVDFLKLVWEVIEAGGSGAVVGRNIFQRENPEPFIKALLKVVHRNEDPEEAAKAEGLL
- a CDS encoding carbon starvation CstA family protein produces the protein MNSAVVILIAAAIYLGMYFTYGKSLQNKVVRADPNRPTPAHKLYDGVDYVPAHPLVLYGHHFASIAGAGPIVGPAVAMAWGWLPGLIWVWFGNVFIGAVHDYLALMSSVRYDGKSVQWIAGKLMSRRTGIAFELYIWFALLLVVAAFTAVIAGIFKNTPEAATAALLFLVSAVIVGWLMYKTSLHFAGATIIGLLLVGLSVWLGFKYPIHASYHAWATFLLFYIIIAASLPVWILLQPRDYLNAYILWFGLILGGIAFAILGAKGTFTAPSYTTWSANVVGGKPSPFWPTIPLVIACGSLSGFHSIVGSGTTSKQLDNEIHGLMVGYGGMFTEGFLSTIVIASIAVYGVKVFADAGIDINASNWATIYAPTVASTIGKVGIFAKSYAYGLQDAFGIPFKTGAVFASLWVSAFALTSLDTATRLGRFAWQELFGMFMDTSEGTGKLITNKWLASLIIAALGVWLAWGDDWLILWPAFSGMNQMLASIAMMTGALWVTKIQQAGKWSWAVLIPAVFLWITVTAALLWFLVVVVPGISTPSTKYAVGTITIVGVLLNLLLVFDFWKAWKKPAEEYAATKA
- a CDS encoding dicarboxylate/amino acid:cation symporter gives rise to the protein MGLLRKYLDYPVLWKILWGLILGAAFGLIMGYLGYADFVETYIKPLGDLFVRLLKMLVMPIVLASLVVGAASISPARLGRVGVKIVVYYLLTSAFAVFFGLLMGNLFRVGTGISLGTGEGKAIEAQPPSLVQTLLNIVPTNPFASLAKGEVLPVIFFAIVLGIALTYVINRGDERLKTAGTTLLRAFDGLAEAMYVIVAGVMQYAPIGVFALIAYVMAVQGIRVVGPLAEVVVAVYLGLLAQILLVYFVLLKVFGIDPLKFIKKAKDAMLTAFVTRSSSGTLPVTMSVAEEKMGIDRGIFSFTLPLGATINMDGTALYQGVTVLFVANAIGHPLTPSQQLIVVLTAVLASIGTAGVPGAGAIMLAMVLQSVGLDLTPGSPVALAYAMILGIDAILDMGRTMVNVTGDLAGTTIVAKTEGELDASAWEG
- a CDS encoding biotin--[acetyl-CoA-carboxylase] ligase; this translates as MSGEPRNLAWKIIRLDEVDSTNEYAKRIAPDSPEGTVVVAKHQSAGKGRKGRSWASPEGGLWVSVILKPPRVDPRLVFVGALAVGDTLADFGIDSGIKWPNDVWVNGRKIAGILTEGRGSEYAVLGIGLNVNNPIPEGLGDSAVSMLQLIGRELPLDRVLERLLFHLGGWYRVFLARPDLLMAKVRERTFLIGMTVRVIEDDSVVTGRVIDVLDDGSLLLDVDGQLKRVLYGDVSVRFV